A stretch of the Streptomyces ortus genome encodes the following:
- the map gene encoding type I methionyl aminopeptidase — protein MSGQSLLVPGELSPTRSVPGNIRRPEYVGKPAPTPYTGPEVQTPETIEAMRVAGRIAAQAMAEAAKLIAPGVTTDELDRVAHAYMCDHGAYPSTLGYRGFPKSLCTSVNEVICHGIPDSTVLRDGDIINLDVTAYIGGVHGDNNATYLVGDVAEESRLLVERTREALERAIKAVRPGRQINIIGRVIESYAKRFGYGVVRDFTGHGINSSFHSGLIVPHYDSPHATTVMQPGMTFTIEPMLTLGSYDYDMWDDGWTVVTKDRLRTAQFEHTLVVTDSGAEILTLP, from the coding sequence ATGTCTGGCCAGTCGCTGCTCGTCCCAGGGGAGCTGTCCCCCACCCGTTCCGTGCCCGGGAACATCCGCCGCCCGGAGTACGTCGGCAAGCCCGCCCCGACCCCGTACACCGGGCCGGAGGTGCAGACCCCCGAGACGATCGAGGCGATGCGCGTCGCCGGCCGGATCGCCGCGCAAGCCATGGCCGAGGCCGCGAAGCTCATCGCGCCGGGCGTCACCACGGACGAGCTGGACCGGGTCGCGCACGCGTACATGTGCGACCACGGCGCCTACCCGTCCACGCTCGGCTACCGCGGCTTCCCGAAGTCCCTGTGCACCTCGGTCAACGAGGTCATCTGCCACGGCATCCCGGACTCCACGGTCCTGCGGGACGGCGACATCATCAACCTCGACGTGACGGCGTACATCGGGGGCGTGCACGGCGACAACAACGCCACGTACCTCGTCGGCGACGTCGCCGAGGAGTCGCGGCTGCTGGTCGAGCGGACCCGTGAGGCGCTGGAGCGGGCCATCAAGGCGGTCAGGCCCGGCCGCCAGATCAACATCATCGGCCGCGTCATCGAGTCGTACGCGAAGCGGTTCGGGTACGGGGTCGTCCGGGACTTCACCGGGCACGGCATCAACTCCTCGTTCCACTCCGGGCTGATCGTCCCGCACTACGACAGCCCGCACGCGACGACCGTGATGCAGCCCGGGATGACGTTCACGATCGAGCCGATGCTGACGCTGGGCTCGTACGACTACGACATGTGGGACGACGGGTGGACGGTCGTCACGAAGGACCGGCTGCGGACCGCGCAGTTCGAGCACACCCTGGTCGTCACGGACA
- a CDS encoding MFS transporter, which yields MRALLPDLAPWRTSADFRRLWVAGLITNFGSFLTFVALPVQMKELTGSAVAVGALGAVELVPLIVFGLYGGALADALDKRKLIMWTEAGQGALSAVLLVNALLPEPLVWPLYAVAALSSALVAVQRPALDALTPRIVRHEHLPAAAALNSLRWTVGGVAGPAVAGLVVAYAGLGWAYAADLATFAVSLFLAVGLAASPAAHEAAKPSLRSIAEGARYAWSRKELLGTYAIDLAAMFFAFPLAVLPFLADELDAEWSLGLMYAALPAGSLLVSLTSGWTSRIHRHGRMVAFAAACWGLAMVAAGAVHEVWLVLLFLTLAGCFDMVSGIFRAAMWNQTIPDELRGRLAGIELLSYSAGPQLGQVRAGGMAAVFSVRASVWAGGVMCVAAVGVLAACLPKLMTYDVRTNEHAVRMKSARGGGG from the coding sequence CTGCGGGCGCTGTTGCCCGATCTCGCGCCGTGGCGGACCTCGGCCGACTTCCGGCGGCTGTGGGTGGCCGGGCTCATCACCAACTTCGGCAGCTTCCTGACGTTCGTCGCGCTGCCGGTGCAGATGAAGGAGCTGACCGGTTCGGCGGTCGCCGTCGGCGCGCTCGGTGCCGTGGAACTCGTCCCGCTGATCGTGTTCGGACTGTACGGCGGAGCGCTCGCCGACGCCCTGGACAAGCGGAAGCTGATCATGTGGACGGAGGCGGGGCAGGGGGCGCTGTCGGCCGTCCTGCTGGTCAACGCGCTGCTGCCGGAGCCCCTGGTGTGGCCGCTGTACGCCGTCGCCGCGCTGTCCTCCGCGCTCGTCGCCGTGCAGCGGCCGGCGCTCGACGCGCTCACCCCGCGCATCGTCCGGCACGAGCACCTGCCGGCCGCCGCCGCGCTCAACTCGCTGCGCTGGACGGTCGGCGGGGTCGCCGGACCGGCGGTCGCGGGGCTCGTCGTGGCGTACGCGGGGCTCGGCTGGGCCTATGCCGCGGACCTCGCCACGTTCGCCGTCTCGCTCTTCCTGGCCGTGGGGCTCGCCGCGTCGCCCGCCGCGCACGAGGCCGCGAAACCGTCACTGCGGTCGATCGCGGAGGGCGCGCGGTACGCGTGGAGCCGCAAGGAGTTGCTGGGGACGTACGCGATCGACCTGGCCGCGATGTTCTTCGCCTTCCCGCTCGCCGTGCTGCCGTTCCTCGCGGACGAGCTGGACGCCGAGTGGTCGCTCGGACTGATGTACGCGGCGTTGCCCGCGGGGTCGCTGCTGGTGAGCCTGACGAGTGGGTGGACCTCGCGGATCCATCGGCACGGGCGGATGGTGGCGTTCGCGGCGGCGTGCTGGGGGCTCGCGATGGTGGCCGCGGGAGCAGTTCACGAGGTGTGGCTCGTGCTGCTGTTCCTGACGCTGGCCGGCTGCTTCGACATGGTCAGCGGGATCTTCCGGGCGGCGATGTGGAACCAGACGATCCCCGATGAGCTGCGGGGGCGGCTGGCGGGGATCGAGCTGCTGTCGTACTCGGCCGGGCCACAGCTGGGGCAGGTGCGGGCGGGCGGGATGGCCGCGGTCTTCTCGGTGCGGGCGTCAGTGTGGGCGGGGGGTGTGATGTGCGTGGCGGCGGTGGGGGTGCTGGCGGCGTGCCTGCCGAAGCTCATGACGTACGACGTGCGGACGAATGAACATGCGGTGCGGATGAAGTCGGCGCGGGGCGGTGGGGGTTGA
- a CDS encoding sialidase family protein: protein MTSSETSNETGSENSGESSGESSGETGSATGRGVSVPFRAGREGYASFRIPAVVATREGTLLAFCEGRVGSRDDFGHIDIVLKRSTDGGLTWGPLQVAASNGEALAGNPAPVVLDTGRILLVHVRNAALATEDAIRRGKVSAADGRRVWIRHSDDDGRTWSTPREITGQAKKAAWRWYATTPGHALQLTTGRIVVPANHSLPPTGTDTGTEGKYNGGHCLLSDDHGATWRIGYVDDDPANRINVNETTAAELPDGRVYFNTRNDSDAPGTRADAYSRDGGRTLVKPFRPQAGLVGPVVEGCVLQLRDPDLLLYSGPADPGFRALMTVRASTDDGVTWRTAHTVDGLPAAYSDLVRVDEDTVGLLHETGDFGAYETITFRRIPVTSLVTALP from the coding sequence ATGACCAGCAGTGAGACCAGCAATGAGACCGGCAGCGAGAACAGCGGCGAGAGCAGCGGCGAGAGCAGCGGCGAGACCGGCAGTGCGACCGGCCGTGGGGTGTCCGTGCCGTTCCGGGCCGGGCGGGAGGGCTACGCGAGCTTCCGTATCCCGGCCGTCGTCGCCACCCGCGAGGGAACCCTGCTCGCCTTCTGCGAGGGCAGGGTCGGCTCCCGCGACGACTTCGGCCACATCGACATCGTCCTGAAGCGCTCCACGGACGGCGGACTGACGTGGGGACCGCTCCAGGTGGCCGCCTCGAACGGCGAGGCGCTGGCCGGGAACCCGGCCCCCGTCGTCCTCGACACCGGCAGGATCCTGCTCGTCCACGTCCGCAACGCGGCCCTCGCCACCGAGGACGCCATCCGCCGGGGGAAGGTGAGCGCCGCCGACGGGCGCCGCGTCTGGATCCGGCACAGCGACGACGACGGACGTACCTGGTCCACCCCGCGGGAGATCACCGGGCAGGCGAAGAAGGCGGCCTGGCGCTGGTACGCCACCACTCCCGGCCACGCCCTCCAGCTCACCACCGGCCGGATCGTCGTCCCCGCCAACCACTCCCTCCCGCCGACCGGCACGGACACCGGCACCGAGGGCAAGTACAACGGCGGGCACTGTCTGCTCAGCGACGACCACGGCGCGACCTGGCGCATCGGGTACGTCGACGACGACCCCGCCAACCGCATCAACGTGAACGAGACCACCGCCGCCGAACTCCCCGACGGCCGCGTCTACTTCAACACCCGCAACGACTCCGACGCCCCCGGCACCCGCGCCGACGCGTACTCGCGGGACGGCGGCCGGACCCTGGTCAAGCCCTTCCGCCCGCAGGCAGGCCTCGTCGGTCCCGTCGTCGAGGGCTGCGTGCTCCAGCTCCGCGACCCCGACCTCCTCCTCTACTCGGGCCCCGCCGACCCCGGCTTCCGCGCCCTGATGACGGTCCGCGCCAGCACCGACGACGGCGTCACCTGGCGGACGGCGCACACCGTCGACGGACTGCCCGCCGCGTACTCCGATCTCGTCCGCGTCGACGAGGACACGGTCGGACTCCTCCACGAGACGGGCGACTTCGGCGCGTACGAGACCATCACCTTCCGGCGTATCCCCGTGACGTCTCTGGTCACGGCTCTCCCCTGA